A stretch of DNA from Mycobacterium senriense:
CGTCGCTGGTGAGGTACCTGGTCTTGGCCGGGGGCGCGGCCAGCAGCGGAGGAAGCTGTGTCAGCTTGCCTTCGCCGGCGCGAAACGCGCGGTACGCCTCGTCGTGTTCGACCGTCTCCCACAACTCGTAGATGAGCCAGTGCCCTTCGTCGTCCTCATCGACAAGGACGTCGGTGCGAACATTGCCGTCGAACGCCCGGGTGTCCTGCAGCGCCCGGCCCATCAGCTCGCGCCCCGCAGCGACCTCGTCGGGTTTGAATCTGAGCTCGAGTATCACCGTGACCGTCATGGCCCCAACTTATCTCCGAGCCCGAGGCGGCCGATGGCCTGGCCTTCCTCCCGCGGATGAGAATGCGGTTTCCGCTTTTCGGAAAGCTGTTATACGGTTCAGTGAGCAATATTCTGTTGGTGGATTGTGGACGATCCAGGAGGACCCTCGATGCAGAAGGCACTAGCCCCCGAGATCTCTACCTGGCCCGATGATTGCCCGCAGCTGATCGGCAGCCGATGCGGCAGCTGTGCGGCCACCACCTTCCCGGTGCAGCAGTGGTGCCCGCGATGCAGCGCCGCCGAAATGTCCGACGTGCTGTTGCCCCGGCGCGGGACGCTGGTGGCATGGACCACCCAGGGCTTCCCGCCCGGAGCTCCTTATGCCGGCCCGACCGGCAAGGACTTCGTGCCGTTCGGCGTGGGGTTGGTCCAGCTCGGTGACGTCATCCGCGTCGAAGGCCGGTTGACCGAGAACGACCCGGCCAAGCTGCAGTTCGGCCAGGAAGTCGAACTCACCATGGTGCCTTTCGCGACCGACGCCGAGGGCGCCGAAATCATCACCTTCGCTTTCCAGCCGGTCTGACGGACCCGCGGCGATCGCGAGGGCCGCGTAGCCGGGCGAAGCGGGTCGCCACCATTACCCAGGAGGATTGAGATGACCAACGACGTCGCCATCATCGGTGTCGGCCTGCACCCGTTCGGCCGGTTCGAGAAGACCGCGATGCAGATGGGCGCCGAGGCCGTCCAGCTCGCGCTCAAAGACGCCGGCGTGGACTGGAAGGACATCCAGTTCGGCTTCGGAGGCAGCTACGAGGTCTCCAATCCCGACGCGGTGACGCGCCTGGTCGGGCTGACCGGCATCACGTTCACCAACGTGTTCAACGCCTGCGCCACCTCGGCCAGTGCCATTCAGCAGACCGCCGACACCATCCGGCTGGGCAAGTACGACATCGGCATCGCGATCGGGCTCGACAAGCACCCGCGGGGCGCCTTCACCGACGACCCGGCCAAGCTGGCGCTGCCCCAGTGGTACGCCAACAACGGCCAGTTCGTCACCACCAAGTTCTTCGGGATGAAGGCCAACAAGTACATCCACGACCACAACATCTCGCAGGAGACGCTGGCGCGGGTGGCCAACAAGAACTTCCGCAATGGTGCGCTGAACCCGAATGCCTTCCGGCGCAAAGAGATCTCCGTCGAGGAGATCCTCAAGTCGCCCGCGCTGAACTACCCGTTGACGCAGTACATGTTCTGCGCGCCGGACGAGGGGGCCGCCGCGGTCGTCATGTGTCGCGCGGATATGGCCGAGAAGTTCACCGACAAGCCGGTTTACGTGCGCGCCTGCGAGATTCGGACCCGGCGCTTCGGTGCCTACGAGGTGCACGCCACGTCGGCGCCGGTGGACGAGGACGCGTCACCGACGGTGTATGCCGCCAAGGCCGCCTACGAGGCGGCCGGCATCGGCCCAGAGGACGTCGACGTCGCGCAGCTGCAGGACACCGATGCCGGCGCCGAGGTGATCCACATGGCCGAGACCGGTCTGTGCGCGGACGGCGAGCAGGAGAAGCTGCTGGCCGACGGCGCCACCGAGATTCACGGCTCGATGCCCGTCAACACCGACGGCGGACTGATCGCCAACGGCGAGCCGATCGGCGCGTCGGGCCTGCGGCAGATGCACGAACTGGTGCGGCAGTTGCGCGGCGAGGCGGGGGAGCGTCAGGTGCCCGGCAACCCGCGCGTCGGGCTGGCCCAGGTGTACGGCGCGCCCGGCACCGCGTCGGCGACCATTCTGTCGCGCTGAACCGCCTGAGCCCCAGGCTAAATCGCCGGCCCCAGGAGGTCGTCCGCGTCGCGGATGATGTAACCGTAGCCCTGCTCGGCCAAGAAGCGCTGCCGGTGCGCGGCGTACTCGGCGTCCAGGCTGTCGCGCGCCACCACGGAATAGAAAATGGCGCCGCCACCGTCGGACTTGGGTCGCAGCAGCCGGCCCAGCCGTTGCGCCTCCTCCTGGCGTGAGCCGAACGTTCCCGAAACCTGCACGGCCACAGAGGCTTCCGGTAGGTCGATGGAGAAGTTCGCGACCTTGGAGACCACCAGGGTGGACAGCTCGCCGCGCCGGAACGCGTCGAACAGCTCTTCGCGTTCCTTGGTCCGGGTCGACCCCTGGATCACCGGGGCGTCCAGCTCGGCGCCGAGCTCGTCGAGCTGATCGAGGTAGGCGCCGATCACCAGCGTCTGCTCACCGGGATGCTTCGCCAGGATCGATTTGACCACAGCGATTTTGGTGTGGACCGTCGAGCACAGCTTGTACCGTTCTTCGGGCTCGGAGGTGGCGTACAGCATCCGCTCGTTGTCCGTCATGGTGACCCGCACCTCGACGCACTCCGCCGGCGCGATCCACCCCTGCGCCTCGATGTCCTTCCACGGCGCGTCATAGCGTTTCGGGCCGATCAGCGAGAACACGTCACCCTCGCGGCCGTCCTCGCGGACCAGCGTGGCGGTCAGGCCCAGGCGCCGCTTGGACTGCAGATCGGCGGTCATCCGAAACACCGGTGCCGGCAACAGATGGACCTCGTCGTAGATGATCAGCCCCCAGTCCCGGCTGTCGAACAGCTCCAGGTGCCGGTACTCGCCCTTGGTGCGCCGGGTGATCATCTGATACGTCGAAATGGTGACCGGCCGGATCTCCTTGCGCTCACCGGAGTATTCGCCGATCTCCTCCTCGGTGAGCGACGTGCGCGCGATCAGCTCGCGCTTCCATTGCCGCGCCGCGACGATATTGGTGACCAGAATCAGCGTCGTCGCACCGGCTTTCGCCATGGCGGCGGCGCCCACCAGCGTCTTGCCCGCGCCGCACGGAAGCACCACCACCCCCGAGCCGCCGGACCAGAACGAGTCGGTGGCCATCTGCTGATAGTCACGCAGGTGCCAGCCGTCCTGGGCCAGGCTGATCGGATGCGCTTCGCCGTCGACGTAGCCAGCGAGATCCTCTGCGGGCCAACCGATTTTGAGCAGCATCTGCTTGACGCGGCCGCGTTCGCTGGGGTGGACGATGACGGTGTCGTCGTCGATCCGGGCGCCGAGCATCGGGGCGATCTTCTTGTTGCGCAGCACCTCTTCGAGCACCGCGCGATCCAGGCTCACCAGCGTCAGGCCGTGCGCGGGGTTCTTCACCAGTTGCAGGCGGCCGTAGCGGGCCATGGTGTCGACGATGTCGACCAGCAGCGGCTGCGGCACCGCGTAGCGCGAGAAGCTCACCAGCGCGTCGACTACCTGCTCGGCGTCATGACCGGCGGCGCGGGCGTTCCACAGCGCCAGCGGGGTGATGCGGTAGGTGTGTACGTGCTCGGGCGCGCGCTCCAGCTCGGCGAATGGCGCGATGGCGGCACGCGCCGCGCCGGCCTGGTCGTGGTCCACCTCGAGCAGCACCGTCTTATCCGACTGCACGATCAACGGTCCGTCAGACATCGTCAGCGCCACTCCTCCTCGTCTGTGTTCACGTCGGCGGGTATGCCAACCATTATCGGGCGGTGGCCGACACGACCGACGTGATGCGGTGGATGGCGAAGTCACGCAGCCGCCCGGACGCCGAATCGAAGGCGACCAGCTGACCGCCTTTGATGGTGATCGGCGACACCACTCGCTGGGTGGCCACGCCCGCCGCATCCAGATAACCGATCACCAGGGTGTCTTGTTCCTTGGCCGCGCGCTGCAACTGGGTCATGGTGACGGCGGGATCGACGCGGATATTGCCGAACGGTGCGGCAGTCACCTTGCGCAGCACCGCCACCACCGCGTTGAGGCTTTCGCTGTTGGGACGCCGAACCGGGCGATACGGGCGGCGCTGCTGCGGTGTGGCCACCCGGGCGCCGCGCGGACGCACGTCGACGATGGCGCCGGACGAATCCTCGGCCGCCGGAGCAAAGCCCGCGGCGCGCAACGCGACGAGCACCTCGCCGATGGGCGCCGGCGACACCGCGACCGTCGGCGCCAGCGCGCGCAACTGCACCTCTTCGGTCGCCGGCGCGGCCACGGCCTGCGCCAGCAGCGCGGGGTCCTCGCAACGCACGAACGACGCGGCCATGCCGATCCGCAGCTGCCCATGCCGCCGCGCGACATCGTCGATCATATAGGTAAGCCCTTGCGGCACCGGCGTTTTGGAATGCTTGGCGAACAGGGAATGCATCCAGTCGCGGGTCTTGCCGACATCGAGTGCGTGCCGAATCGACTGCTCGCTGACGCGGTACACCATCGCGGTGCCGGCCGATTCGACGGTGGCAACGACGGCGAGCTGCTCGGCCAGGTCGCGTTCCAACGGTCCCGGCACGACCACGGTCAAATCCGCTTGCACCAGGAAGTGGTCGACCGGCTTTGGCAGGGCCCGGTTCATCGCCTCGATCGCGGTCTGCGGATCCCCGTCGTCGTCGAGCAGCGCCCGCCCGGGCGTGCTGATCGCCCCGCGGCCCACCAGGCCCAGGGCATTGCTCTCGGCGAGCAGGTCCCCGACGGGTCCGGGCTGCAACCGCTTCGCCCAACGCGGACGCCGCCAGATCAGCGCCGCGGAGGCTGCCGCCGGGCTGACGCCGGCGCCGGGGGACAGCTCGGCCAGCATGCCGAGCAACAGCCGGCGATCCAGCGGTGCGGCCGTGGAGTACAGCCCGTCGGTGAGGGCGCCGTAGGGCTTGGCGTCGGGCCCGCGGCTGCCGATCAGCGCCGGGCGGCCGGGAAGGTCGAGCCAACTGCTCGCCAACAGCTGCCAGCGTTCGGCCGCCGACATGGCGGTGTAGCGGTCGGTGGCGACGGTCGGCGCCCAGTACGGCGCCTCGCCGGTGACCGGCTCGGGGTCGGGCATGCCGCTGGCGATCAATCCGGCCGCGGCCGCGACTTCGAGGATCAACCCCAGCCGCGACTCCTCGATGCCGGTCACCTTGCTCAGCCGCTTGACGTCACGAATGCCGAGCCCGCCGCTGCGCAGCTCGGAAACCGGTGCGGTGGAAAGCGTTTCAAGCAGAACGTCGACCTCGTGCAGCAAGTCGATGACGGCCCCGGCGGCCGCCGCGTCGGCGTCGTCGGCCGTGGTCGTCGACACCACCGGGTCGGGTGCGGTCAGCTGCATGGGACCGGGCTGCTCGCCGCGCAGCACTTGTCCGACGTGACGGGGCAGGATCACCGTCTCGGCGTCGATGCGCCGCAGCAACCCCATGGCCAGCAGCTGGGGCACCGGCCGGTCGGCGGGCGCACCGGGCGCGACGTCGTGGGTGCGGCCCATCGGGGAGCCCTCGAGAAGCTTCTCCAACACCTCGAGCTGCGCCTCGTTGAGGTCGTCGATCAGACCGGCGATCTCCTCGGCGCTGCGCGAGGTGTCCTCGAGGACGACCTGGCCCGGATGCCACGGCATTCCCGTCGCGGCGTCGGCAGCCACCCGCAGCGCGGCCTCGCCCCAGACCAGGGCGCGTTGCCGGAGGTCGTCCACGGCGTCGAGTACGTCGGATTCGGGGGCGCGGTCATCGATCAGCGCCAGCAGCTTCGCCGTGGGCACCGGCTCCGCGTCGGCCTGCAGCACCAGCAGCGCGTCGAGAACGGCCAGGCGCAGGAAGTCGAGGTCGTCGGTGCCGGCCTTGATCGACTGGCGGGCCTGGGCGCGCGCGGCCAGTGCGGCGATGCTGCCGGGTGGCGGCTGGGCGAGGTCCGGCCGCAATTCCAACAGTCGGATCAGCCGCTCATCGGATAACTCGGCCAGCCAAGACCCCAGCGGTATATCCGGGGTGTTGTCGGTCATTGCTGACCAGCGTAAAGCAGGCCGCGGGTACCGAGCAGAGCTCGGCGAGTGATCGCATCACCAGGCCGGTGACCATCGGCGCTGAGGGCCGCGCGTCCGCCAACCCCGGTCTTGCGCCACATGCTGTGGGGCCACCTGTAAGAATGGACCTCGTGGCTGACACTGCTGAGGGCAAAGCCCGCAAGACCAAGTATGTCGACAACGGCTGGCCGACGACGGACCCCGACGACCATGCGGTCAGTGAGCTCGTGACCGATCGCACGGGTGCGCTGTCGCCCTTCGGCGAGCTGGAGTTCCCGCTGCCCTCCACCGATCTGCCCTACGTGCACCCGGTCACCGCCGTCAATCGGTAGGCCGCCCAATGGCTAAGGCCCCTGAGGCCTCCGAAGCCTCGGCGAGCCGGGCATCGGCAGACTCCGGCTCGGGCGCCCTGTCACACCTGGACGATCACGGGGCGGCGCACATGGTCGACGTCAGCGAGAAGGCAGCCAGCAAGCGGACCGCGGTCGCTGCCGGCGTCCTGCGCACGTCGGCACAAGTGGTCGGGCTGATCTCGACCCGCGGCCTGCCGAAGGGCGATGCGCTGGCCACCGCGCGGATAGCCGGCATCCAGGCCGCGAAGCGCACCAGCGACCTCATCCCGCTTTGTCATCAACTCGCGCTCACGGGGGTCGACATCGACTTCACCGTGGGCGAGTCTGAGATCGAGATCATCGCAACGGTCCGAAGCACCGACCGCACGGGGGTGGAGATGGAAGCGCTGACGGCCGTTAGCGTCGCGGGCCTGACGCTCTACGACATGATCAAAGCGGTAGACCCGGCGGCGCGAATCGACGACATTCGAGTGCTGCGCAAAGAAGGCGGCAAAACCGGAAGGTGGGCGCGCCCATGAGTTCCCGTTCAGCCCGCATCATCATCGCCTCGACCCGCGCGTCATCGGGCGTGTACGACGACCGCTGCGGCCCGATCATCGCCGAATGGCTGACTGAGCGGGGCTTTTCGGATGTGCAGCCGGAGGTGGTCGCCGACGGGCCGCCGGTCGGTGACGCGCTGCGCACCGCGATCGACGCCGAGGTCGACGTCATCATCACCTCCGGTGGCACCGGCATCTCGCCCAGCGACAGCACACCGGACCAGACCGTGGCCGTCGTCGACTACATGGTCCCGGGGCTGGCGGAAGCGATCCGCCAGTCGGGCCTGCCCAAGGTGCCGACGTCGGTGCTGTCGCGCGGGGTGTGCGGTGTGGCCGGCCAGACGCTGATCGTCAACCTGCCGGGTTCGCCCGGAGGGGTGCGCGACGGCCTCGGCGTGCTCGCCGGTGTGCTCGACCACGCGCTCGACCAGCTCGCCGGTAAAGATCACCAGCGATGACGCTCGTCGTGCGCGCCGCCATGACCGAGCGCCCGATTTCGCTGGCCGAGCACGAAGAATTGGTGGGCCATCAGTCGGCCGGGGCGATCGTCGGGTTCGTCGGCGTGATCCGCGACCACGACGGCGGACGGCGGGTGGTGCGACTGGAGTATTCGGCGCACCCGTCGGCCGAGCAGGTCATCGCCGACGTGGTGGCCGATGTGGCCGAGCAGGCCAGCGGCGTGCGTGCCGTCGCCGCCAGCCACCGGATCGGCGCGCTGCGCATCGGAGAGGCCGCCCTGGTGGCGGCCGTCGCCGCCGACCACCGGCAGGCGGCGTTCGCCACCTGTGCGCACCTGGTGGACACCATCAAGGCGCGGCTACCGGTGTGGAAGCACCAATACTTCGCCGACGGCACCGAGGAATGGGTGGGCTCGGCCTGACGCCGTAGTCACGTCCGCCTTACATCGGCCTGCCTGACGCCGGCCACCGGAATGGTGCGCCGTGCCCGACACGCCCCGAACAGGAGGGTTTTCGGGGCGTGCGGGGGGTGTGGGGGTCAGGCGTTGGGAGACGGCTGAGCGAGAGCGTCCAGCGCGTCGTTGCCCTGAACGTCCTGTGCCCGGATGGCGTCCCACAGTTGCTGGGTGTAGCCGGCCTCGGACACATACTGCGGCATGCCGACCGGTACGAAACCGTGGAAGTCCGTGTTCACGACGGGCGGTGCGTCCGCTGGGGGTGCGGGCGGCATCGCGTCGGCCGGGTGCGGGACGTCGGCCGGAGGCGCCGGCGGCAGGTCCACGGGGGGTGCGGGCGGGGCGTCGGCCGGGGGTGCGGGCGGCAGATCCGCCGGGGGCGGCGGAGGAGCGTCCGGCGGTGCCGGCTGGTCGAACGAGGCCAGTTGCACCGGAGCTGGCGGCGGGGGCGGCGGCGGGGCGTCCGGCGGGGGCGCGTCCGCGGGTGGGGCCAGCGGCGCCGGGGCGCCGTTGATGCCGGGGGCGTCCAGGCCGGCCGGTGTGGGCACGTCGCGCTGGCTGGCACCCGACAGCGGGCCACCGCACACGGGCCAGGCGCCACGGCCTTGGCTGGCGAGCACCCGCTCGGCGACGGCGATCTGCTGTTCCTTGGTGGCGAGTTCGGCCGAGGGGGCGTATTGGCCACCGCCGTGCGACGCCCAGGTGCTCGAGCTGAACTGCACGCCGCCGTGGTAACCGTTGCCGGTGTTGATGGCCCAGTTGCCACCGGATTCGCAACGGGCTACCTGATCCCATTCACCGTCGGTGGCCGCTGCCGCCTGGCCGGCAAGGGCGATGCTCCCGCCACCAAGAACCGCACCGGTGAAGGCGATCTTGGCGACGCTGATGTTTGAACTGCTGGGCTTACGGTGACGTCCACTCATACGCGCCGGTGTATTCCTCTCTCGTCACGCGCCTGCGAGGTCAGCTGTCGGGTTCGGGTTGGAGAGGCCACCCGGCCGGCGTAGTCGTCGTGCGAGACGACGCCGGCTTCACCCCTAGGAGCCGCGAGCGGCCCCAATCCGATCACGGTGGACCGGGTGGGTCCCCCGTCTCCATCCATGTTGTTCGGTGGCCCCCGCCTATTGGATGGAGCTCGGCGCGATAGGGAGGGGAGGTCCGCCAATCGGGACGGCTGGCGAGCCTTCGGAGACGGTAACGGTTTCTGTTGGTCTCGTCACGTCTTGCGAAACCCGGCGTTTCCCTCCCGGCCATTCGCGAAAACCGCAGGAACACATAGTGTTTGCGCAGGTCAACATGCGCGATATCGGAGCGTGATCGCGCCGTTATCAATCCGTTACGTGAGATAACTCACAGTTTCAGCCGCCAGAAAAGGGCGGTAGAACATCGATCGTGTCACCGGTTTGCAACGCCGCGGTCTCGTCGCGGACGGCGATCCCGTCGCGCAGGTACGAGCATCGGGTTAGCACGGTGGCCAGGCGAGACCCCTGGGCGCCGAGCCGCTCGACCAGCTCGCCGACCGTGGTGCCGGGGCGCAGCACCACCGTTTCCGACTCGACACCCGCGGCCGCGCGGGCGGCCGCGAAGTAGCGCACCGTCACCTGGATTCCGCTGGCTTGGACAGGGGTCTGTCCCGTCGGGCTAGCCACCGATCGCGCTCATCGGACGATCGGGCTGGATGAAGTTCGGGTCGTTGATGCCGTGACCGGCGGGCTTGCCCCACATCGCGGTGCGCCACGCCGCCTCGATCGCGTCGTCGGGTGCGCCGCTGCGCAGCAGGCCGCGCAGGTCGGTCTCCTGCTCGGCGAACAGGCAGCTGCGGATCTGGCCGTCGGCCGTCAACCGGGTCCGGTCACACGCCCCGCAGAAGGCGTGCGAGACCGATGCGATGACGCCGACCTTGCCGCTCGGCGTGCCCGGGCCAGTGTCCACCAGCCACAGCTCGGCGGGGGCCGATCCGCGCGGCGCCGGGTCGGGCCGCAGCCGGAAGTGCGGGCGCAGCGCCGCCAGCACGTCGTCGGCGCTCAACGCCGCGTCCCGTCGCCATTGGTGCCCGGCATCCAGCGGCATCTGCTCGATGACGCGCAACTGGTAGCCGCGCTCCAGACAGAACCGCAACAGCCCCACCACGTCCTCGCGGCCGGTGCCGGGATCGAGCACGGCGTTCACCTTGACCGGCGTCAGGCCGGCCTCATGGGCACCGGCCAGGCCGGCCAGCACGTCGGCGAGCCGGTCGCGGCGGGTGATGGCAGCGAAATTCTTCCGGTCCACGCTGTCCAGTGAGACGTTGACCCGGTTCAGGCCGGCCGCCGCGAGTCCGGCGGCGCGCCGCGCCAGCCCGACACCGTTGGTGGTCAGCGAGATCTCGGGGCGCGGCTGCAGGTCGGCGGCCGCGGCGACCACCTCTTCGAGGTGGCGCGCCAGCAGGGGTTCGCCGCCGGTGAACCGCACGCTGGTCACCCCCAGCCGGGTGACCGCGATGCGCATCAGCCTGGCCAGCTCGTCGGCGCTGAGCAGTTGTTCGCCCGGCAGCCAGTTCAGGCCTTCCGCGGGCATGCAGTAGTTGCACCGCAGGTTGCAGCGGTCGGTCAGCGACACCCGCAGATCGGTGGCGACCCGCCCGTAGGTATCCACCAGCGGGCCGGTGGTCGGCGCGTCCGCGGGTACGGCCGGGCCGCCATCGCGGCTCGGCACCGTCGGGACGCCCAGCGTCGTCAGGGTCATGCGGCCACCGGCGGCACATAGTGAGTCGGCGAGCTGACCGGAACGATCTGCTTGCCCAGCGGCATCAATGACACCGGAATCAGTTTGAGGTTGGCCAGCGCCAGCGGAATGCCGACGATCGTCAGCGCCATCGCCGCCGCGCTGACCAGATGACCGATCGCCAGCCACACCCCGAACAGCACCACCCAGATGACGTTTCCGATCAGGGCGCCCGATCCCGCGGTCGGCTTGTCCACGATGGTGCGGCCGAACGGCCACAGCGCATAGGAGGCGATGCGCAGCGACGCGAAGCCGAACGGAATGGTGATGATGAGCAAGAAGCTGAGGATCGCTGCAGCCAAGTATCCGACGGCCATCCAAAGGCCGCCGAAGACTAACCAGATGACGTTAAGGATCAGGCGCATATCTCCTCCGCGGGTACCACCAAGCGTACCGAGTACCCGATAACGGGGGTGCTCGTTACCCGGGCATCCGAGTAGGATCAGACTCCTAATACGGCGTCCTGCGCAGGCGGGACGCTTATTGCGTTGCCTATTTCTATTGATTCTTAGACAAGCAGGTGAGACCAGTGCCGACTGGCAAGGTTAAGTGGTACGACGCTGAGAAGGGCTTCGGCTTCTTGTCGCAGGAGGACGGCGAAGACGTGTACGTCCGCTCGTCGGCGTTGCCCGCCGGGGTCGAGGGTCTTAAGGCGGGCCAGCGTGTGGAGTTCGGCATCGCCTCCGGACGGCGCGGACCGCAAGCGTTGAGCCTCAAGCTGATTGAGCCGCCGCCCAGCCTGACCAAGACCCGTCGCGAGGCGCCCGCCGAACACAAGCACAGCCCCGACGAGCTGCACGGCATGGTCGAGGACATGATCACGCTGCTGGAAAGCACCGTGCAGCCCGAATTGCGCAAGGGGCGCTACCCGGACCGCAAGACCGCCCGCCGGGTTTCCGAGGTGGTCAAGGCCGTCGCCCGGGAGCTCGACAGCTGACCCAGACAACCAGCCAATTTGCCGGCGGACGGCGTGGTGGCGAGCCGCGCACGGGGTATTCACACCTCACGGTCGTCTAGCAAGGAGGCTGCGATGGCACAGCAGGCGCAGGTCACCGAGGAACAAGCGAGGGCTCTCGCCGAGGAATCACGCGAAACCGGTTGGGATAGGCCGTCCTTCGCAAAAGAGCTGTTCCTCGGTCGTTTTCCGTTGGAGCTGATACATCCGTTTCCCAGGCCGTCCGACGCCGACGAGGCCCGCATTGGTGCGTTTCTCAACGGGCTGCGCGAATTCCTGGGCACCGTCGATGGCAGCGTCATCGAACGCGACGCGCAAATTCCCGACCAGTACGTGAAGGGTCTGGCCGACCTCGGCTGCTTCGGCATGAAAATACCGTCGGAATACGGCGGGCTGGGCATGTCGCAAGTCGCCTACAACCGCGCGCTGATGATGGTTTCCAGCGTCCATCCCAGCCTCGGCGCGCTGCTGTCCGCCCATCAGTCGATCGGCGTACCCGAACCGCTCAAACTCGCCGGGACCGAGGAGCAGAAACGGAAGTTCTTGCCGCGGTGCGCCGCTGGGGCCATATCGGCGTTTCTGCTCACCGAACCCGACGTGGGCTCCGATCCCGCCCGCCTGGCCTCGACGGCCACCCCGGTCGACGACGGACAGGCTTACGAACTCGAGGGCGTGAAGCTGTGGACCACCAACGGTGTCGTGGCCGAACTGCTGGTCATCATGGCCCGGGTGCCCCGCAGCGAAGGCCACCGCGGCGGCATCAGCGCCTTCGTCGTCGAAGCCGATTCGCCCGGAATCACAGTGGAGCGCCGCAACAAGTTCATGGGTTTGCGCGGCATCGAGAACGGCGTGACCAGGCTGCACCGCGTCCGGGTTCCCAAAGAAAACCTGATCGGCTCCGAAGGCGACGGTCTGAAGATCGCGCTGACCACACTCAACGCCGGGCGGCTGTCCATTCCGGCGAGCGCGACGGGGTCGTCGAAGTGGGCGCTCAAGATCGCGCGCGAGTGGTCCGGTGAACGGGTGCAGTGGGGCAAACCGCTGGCCGAACACGAAGCGGTGGCGGGCAAGCTCTCGTTCATCACCGCGACCAATTACGCACTTGACGCTGTACTCGAGCTGTCCGCGCAGATGGCCGACGAGGGACGCAACGACATCCGGATCGAGGCGGCGTTGGCCAAGCTGTGGTCCAGCGAGATGGCATGCCTGATCGCCGACGAGGTGATGCAGATCCGCGGTGGTCGAGGGTATGAAACCGCCGAGTCGCTGGCCGCCCGCGGCGAACGCGCCGTACCGGTCGAGCAGGCAGTGCGGGACCTGCGGATCAACCGCATCTTCGAAGGTTCCAGCGAGATCATGAGGCTGCTCATCG
This window harbors:
- a CDS encoding transglycosylase family protein, producing the protein MSGRHRKPSSSNISVAKIAFTGAVLGGGSIALAGQAAAATDGEWDQVARCESGGNWAINTGNGYHGGVQFSSSTWASHGGGQYAPSAELATKEQQIAVAERVLASQGRGAWPVCGGPLSGASQRDVPTPAGLDAPGINGAPAPLAPPADAPPPDAPPPPPPPAPVQLASFDQPAPPDAPPPPPADLPPAPPADAPPAPPVDLPPAPPADVPHPADAMPPAPPADAPPVVNTDFHGFVPVGMPQYVSEAGYTQQLWDAIRAQDVQGNDALDALAQPSPNA
- a CDS encoding MoaD/ThiS family protein; translated protein: MASPTGQTPVQASGIQVTVRYFAAARAAAGVESETVVLRPGTTVGELVERLGAQGSRLATVLTRCSYLRDGIAVRDETAALQTGDTIDVLPPFSGG
- the moaA gene encoding GTP 3',8-cyclase MoaA, giving the protein MTLTTLGVPTVPSRDGGPAVPADAPTTGPLVDTYGRVATDLRVSLTDRCNLRCNYCMPAEGLNWLPGEQLLSADELARLMRIAVTRLGVTSVRFTGGEPLLARHLEEVVAAAADLQPRPEISLTTNGVGLARRAAGLAAAGLNRVNVSLDSVDRKNFAAITRRDRLADVLAGLAGAHEAGLTPVKVNAVLDPGTGREDVVGLLRFCLERGYQLRVIEQMPLDAGHQWRRDAALSADDVLAALRPHFRLRPDPAPRGSAPAELWLVDTGPGTPSGKVGVIASVSHAFCGACDRTRLTADGQIRSCLFAEQETDLRGLLRSGAPDDAIEAAWRTAMWGKPAGHGINDPNFIQPDRPMSAIGG
- a CDS encoding YccF domain-containing protein, with amino-acid sequence MRLILNVIWLVFGGLWMAVGYLAAAILSFLLIITIPFGFASLRIASYALWPFGRTIVDKPTAGSGALIGNVIWVVLFGVWLAIGHLVSAAAMALTIVGIPLALANLKLIPVSLMPLGKQIVPVSSPTHYVPPVAA
- a CDS encoding cold-shock protein; translated protein: MPTGKVKWYDAEKGFGFLSQEDGEDVYVRSSALPAGVEGLKAGQRVEFGIASGRRGPQALSLKLIEPPPSLTKTRREAPAEHKHSPDELHGMVEDMITLLESTVQPELRKGRYPDRKTARRVSEVVKAVARELDS
- a CDS encoding acyl-CoA dehydrogenase family protein, with protein sequence MAQQAQVTEEQARALAEESRETGWDRPSFAKELFLGRFPLELIHPFPRPSDADEARIGAFLNGLREFLGTVDGSVIERDAQIPDQYVKGLADLGCFGMKIPSEYGGLGMSQVAYNRALMMVSSVHPSLGALLSAHQSIGVPEPLKLAGTEEQKRKFLPRCAAGAISAFLLTEPDVGSDPARLASTATPVDDGQAYELEGVKLWTTNGVVAELLVIMARVPRSEGHRGGISAFVVEADSPGITVERRNKFMGLRGIENGVTRLHRVRVPKENLIGSEGDGLKIALTTLNAGRLSIPASATGSSKWALKIAREWSGERVQWGKPLAEHEAVAGKLSFITATNYALDAVLELSAQMADEGRNDIRIEAALAKLWSSEMACLIADEVMQIRGGRGYETAESLAARGERAVPVEQAVRDLRINRIFEGSSEIMRLLIAREAVDAHLAAAGDLAKADAGLRQKAAAAVGASGFYAKWLPQLVFGEGQRPRAYQEFGALASHLRFVERSSRKLARNTFYGMARWQAKLEQRQGFLGRIVDIGAELFAMSAVCVRAEAQRAADPAVGRQAYELAEVFCEQASLRVQTLFRGLWDNTDVSDVQLTRNLLQGSYTWLEDGILDQSEGTGPWIAHWDEGSSTENNLARRFLSGDRSATSPS